In one Thioclava sp. ES.031 genomic region, the following are encoded:
- a CDS encoding Rne/Rng family ribonuclease produces the protein MAKKMLIDATHAEETRVVVVDGNKVEEFDFETINKRQLAGNIYLAKVTRVEPSLQAAFVDYGGNRHGFLAFAEIHPDYYQIPVADREALLEEERQLAEAAAAEEEKPKSSRRRRSRRSSNKAEKAKQDEAVISSDEIPGMGVVDPEAEGETSGETADAPADETKAEAQTDSTETPAEDAPAPEAASTPAAAAETASDEDDSDDSDDDDDDAGDDAAEADSGIESVADEDVEEEIRPARKPRPRRYKIQEVIKVRQIMLVQVVKEERGNKGAALTTYLSLAGRYCVLMPNTARGGGISRKITNAADRKKLKEIAGELDVPKGAGLIVRTAGAQRTKTEIKRDYEYLMRLWEQIRDLTMKAVAPAPIYEEGDLIKRSIRDLYNKDIDEVLVEGERGYRAAKAFMKMIMPSHAKNVKHYSESLPLFARHQVESYLASMFNPTVQLKSGGYIVIGVTEALVAIDVNSGRATKEGSIEETALKTNLEAADEVARQLRLRDLAGLIVIDFIDMDERKNNNAVEKRMKERLKTDRARIQVGRISGFGLLEMSRQRLRPGMIESTTQPCAHCHGTGLIRSDDSLALSVLRAIEEEGTRKRTREVLVRAPVAVANYLMNAKREHVAVIEARYGMSVRIEAAPELVSPDFTIEKFKTATRNVAEVDSPVVSASASLMAEIDDAEDEAETEAEAETEEQTATVETEAEEQPKKKRRRRRRRRKSNGENGENGENNDSTENGDQSSDDQKSDDQKSKPAEGQEAPAKAEPAQAAEAPADEAKTEAQTDAKTEAQPEEEAPKPKRRSRARKKVEEPKPEAETADAPAEGTEAKAEEEAPKPKRRTRSRKKVDAEADAQAAVEGSAAEVKADAAEAAEEAPKPKRRSRARKKVEAPVAETPDTPEPPETPQPDAPTEPQETPQPDAPVETPEPAPQETPVDVPPEAPPAPEPETPFEQPPETPQPDAPVELPGGPAFAETEAEGETMTEEAPKPKKRGWWSR, from the coding sequence ATGGCAAAGAAGATGCTTATCGATGCCACCCACGCGGAAGAGACCCGCGTCGTGGTGGTGGACGGCAACAAGGTTGAAGAATTCGACTTTGAGACCATCAACAAACGGCAGCTCGCCGGAAATATCTATCTCGCGAAAGTAACGCGCGTCGAACCGTCCCTGCAGGCGGCCTTCGTCGACTATGGCGGAAACCGGCATGGCTTCCTCGCCTTCGCGGAAATCCACCCCGATTACTATCAGATCCCGGTCGCCGACCGCGAAGCGCTGCTGGAAGAAGAGCGTCAGCTCGCCGAAGCCGCGGCTGCGGAAGAGGAAAAGCCGAAATCTTCGCGCCGCCGCCGCTCGCGCCGGTCGTCGAACAAGGCGGAGAAGGCCAAGCAGGACGAGGCGGTGATCAGCTCGGACGAGATCCCGGGCATGGGCGTCGTCGATCCCGAAGCCGAAGGCGAGACCTCCGGCGAGACTGCCGACGCGCCCGCCGACGAGACCAAGGCCGAAGCGCAGACCGACAGCACCGAGACCCCGGCCGAGGACGCTCCCGCGCCGGAAGCCGCCTCGACGCCCGCCGCTGCGGCTGAGACCGCCTCCGACGAGGATGACAGCGACGACTCCGACGACGATGACGACGACGCGGGCGATGACGCTGCCGAGGCCGATAGCGGCATCGAATCCGTCGCCGACGAGGATGTCGAAGAAGAAATCCGTCCGGCCCGCAAGCCGCGTCCGCGCCGCTACAAGATCCAGGAAGTGATCAAGGTGCGCCAGATCATGCTGGTGCAGGTCGTCAAGGAAGAGCGCGGCAACAAGGGCGCGGCGCTGACCACCTATCTCTCGCTGGCAGGCCGCTACTGCGTGCTCATGCCCAACACTGCGCGCGGTGGTGGCATCAGCCGCAAGATCACCAACGCCGCCGACCGCAAGAAGCTCAAGGAAATCGCGGGTGAGCTGGACGTGCCGAAAGGTGCGGGCCTGATCGTGCGGACGGCGGGTGCGCAGCGCACCAAGACCGAGATCAAGCGCGACTACGAATACCTGATGCGCCTGTGGGAGCAGATCCGCGACCTGACGATGAAAGCCGTCGCGCCGGCGCCGATCTACGAGGAAGGCGATCTGATCAAGCGGTCGATCCGCGACCTCTACAACAAGGATATCGACGAGGTGCTCGTCGAGGGCGAGCGCGGCTACCGCGCGGCCAAGGCCTTCATGAAGATGATCATGCCGAGCCACGCCAAGAACGTGAAGCACTACTCGGAATCGCTGCCGCTCTTTGCGCGTCATCAGGTGGAAAGCTACCTCGCCTCGATGTTCAACCCGACCGTTCAGCTCAAGTCCGGCGGTTACATCGTGATCGGCGTCACCGAAGCGCTCGTCGCCATCGACGTGAACTCGGGTCGGGCCACGAAGGAAGGCTCGATCGAGGAAACCGCGCTCAAGACCAACCTGGAAGCCGCCGACGAAGTGGCCCGCCAGCTGCGCCTGCGCGACCTCGCCGGTCTGATCGTGATCGACTTCATCGATATGGACGAGCGTAAGAACAACAACGCCGTCGAGAAGCGCATGAAGGAGCGTCTCAAGACCGACCGCGCCCGCATTCAGGTCGGCCGCATCTCCGGCTTCGGCCTTCTCGAGATGAGCCGCCAGCGCCTGCGTCCGGGCATGATCGAATCCACGACGCAGCCCTGCGCCCATTGCCACGGCACCGGCCTGATCCGCTCGGATGACAGCCTCGCGCTGAGCGTCCTGCGCGCGATCGAGGAAGAGGGCACCCGCAAACGGACCCGCGAGGTTCTGGTGCGTGCCCCCGTCGCGGTCGCCAACTACCTGATGAACGCCAAGCGCGAGCATGTGGCGGTGATCGAGGCGCGCTATGGCATGTCCGTGCGCATCGAAGCCGCGCCGGAACTCGTCTCGCCCGATTTCACCATCGAGAAGTTCAAGACCGCGACGCGCAATGTCGCGGAAGTGGACAGCCCCGTGGTGTCGGCTTCGGCCAGCCTGATGGCCGAGATCGACGACGCGGAGGACGAGGCGGAGACCGAAGCTGAAGCCGAGACCGAGGAGCAGACCGCGACGGTCGAGACCGAAGCCGAGGAGCAGCCGAAGAAGAAGCGCCGTCGTCGTCGTCGTCGCCGGAAGTCGAATGGCGAGAACGGCGAGAACGGGGAGAATAACGACTCCACGGAGAACGGCGATCAGTCGTCGGACGACCAGAAGTCGGACGATCAGAAGTCCAAGCCGGCCGAAGGGCAGGAAGCGCCCGCCAAGGCCGAACCCGCGCAGGCGGCGGAAGCTCCGGCAGACGAGGCCAAGACCGAGGCGCAAACCGACGCGAAGACCGAGGCCCAGCCCGAGGAAGAAGCGCCGAAACCCAAGCGCCGCTCGCGCGCCCGCAAGAAGGTGGAAGAGCCGAAACCCGAAGCCGAGACCGCGGACGCCCCCGCTGAGGGCACCGAGGCCAAGGCCGAGGAAGAAGCGCCCAAGCCGAAGCGCCGCACGCGGTCGCGCAAGAAGGTGGACGCGGAGGCCGATGCGCAAGCCGCCGTCGAAGGCAGCGCCGCAGAGGTCAAGGCCGACGCCGCAGAGGCAGCCGAGGAGGCGCCCAAGCCGAAGCGTCGCTCTCGTGCGCGCAAGAAGGTCGAGGCGCCCGTCGCAGAGACGCCCGACACGCCCGAGCCGCCGGAAACCCCGCAGCCCGACGCGCCGACCGAGCCGCAGGAGACGCCGCAGCCCGACGCGCCGGTCGAGACGCCCGAGCCCGCGCCGCAGGAAACCCCTGTCGACGTGCCGCCGGAAGCGCCGCCCGCGCCCGAACCGGAAACCCCGTTCGAGCAGCCGCCGGAAACGCCGCAGCCTGATGCGCCGGTCGAACTGCCCGGTGGTCCGGCCTTCGCCGAGACCGAAGCCGAGGGCGAGACGATGACCGAAGAGGCGCCCAAGCCCAAGAAACGAGGCTGGTGGAGCCGCTGA
- a CDS encoding 6,7-dimethyl-8-ribityllumazine synthase, producing MTHTRYAFIKANWHADIVDRALEGFLEEIPEAQVDVFDVPGAFELPMKAQQLARTGRYGAIAAAALVVDGGIYRHDFVAQAVVNGLMQVGLETGVPVLSVSLTPHQFQETDHHRAIFGSHFVEKGRETARAALQLTRPAQELAA from the coding sequence ATGACACACACCCGTTATGCTTTTATCAAGGCCAATTGGCACGCCGATATCGTCGACCGTGCGCTCGAGGGGTTTCTCGAAGAAATTCCGGAGGCGCAGGTCGATGTCTTCGACGTGCCCGGCGCATTCGAGCTGCCGATGAAGGCACAGCAACTGGCCCGAACGGGCCGCTACGGCGCGATCGCGGCGGCGGCGCTGGTCGTCGATGGCGGGATCTATCGCCATGATTTCGTCGCGCAGGCCGTGGTGAATGGCCTGATGCAGGTGGGGCTGGAGACGGGCGTGCCCGTGCTGTCGGTCTCGCTGACCCCGCATCAGTTCCAGGAGACCGATCACCACCGGGCGATCTTCGGCAGCCATTTCGTCGAGAAGGGCCGCGAGACGGCGCGGGCGGCGCTGCAACTGACCCGCCCGGCGCAGGAGCTGGCCGCCTGA
- a CDS encoding GNAT family N-acetyltransferase — MTVTLRPAHDTDRDAIADLWHLSASLPGVGPPVMPSRTALRARVDEEMVAGWQVTLAEDQGRIMAFLALKPRDAILAELFVHPDWIGHGIGSRLMAQAKAALSEGFRLYTSETNSRAQAFYLRHGMERLETDTHPRTGHAMVWYGWPGN, encoded by the coding sequence ATGACCGTCACGCTGCGCCCGGCCCATGACACGGATCGCGACGCGATTGCCGATCTCTGGCATCTCAGCGCGAGCTTGCCCGGTGTCGGCCCGCCGGTGATGCCCAGCCGCACCGCCCTGCGCGCCCGTGTGGACGAGGAAATGGTCGCTGGCTGGCAGGTGACCCTCGCCGAGGATCAGGGGCGGATCATGGCGTTTCTCGCATTGAAACCGCGCGATGCGATCCTGGCCGAGCTTTTCGTCCATCCCGACTGGATCGGGCATGGGATCGGCTCGAGGCTCATGGCGCAGGCCAAGGCGGCGCTATCGGAGGGGTTCCGGCTCTACACGAGCGAGACCAACAGCCGCGCGCAGGCGTTTTACCTGCGTCACGGGATGGAACGCCTGGAGACCGACACGCATCCGCGCACCGGACACGCGATGGTCTGGTATGGCTGGCCCGGCAACTAA
- a CDS encoding sulfurtransferase TusA family protein encodes MTPDIEIDAKGLLCPLPVLRLRKALESAAPGALVQLVATDGASWIDVPHFCAQTGHELVEAEDWEGVKVYLVRKS; translated from the coding sequence ATGACGCCCGATATCGAAATCGATGCGAAGGGGCTGCTCTGCCCCCTGCCCGTTCTGCGCCTGCGCAAAGCGCTCGAGTCGGCCGCGCCCGGCGCGCTGGTCCAGCTGGTCGCGACCGACGGGGCGAGCTGGATCGACGTGCCGCATTTCTGCGCTCAGACCGGGCATGAGCTGGTTGAGGCAGAGGATTGGGAAGGCGTGAAAGTCTATCTGGTGCGCAAGAGCTGA
- a CDS encoding cytochrome c biogenesis CcdA family protein — protein sequence MFGIDLVSAAFLPAAFVALFAGLLSFLSPCVLPIVPPYLAYMGGVSMGDLREGKRSAVVPALFFVLGLSTVFLFMGFAASTFGRFFLTNQVLFGRIAGGVIVILGLHFLGVFRISILDREARLDAGDRGGSSLGAYVLGLAFAFGWTPCIGPQLGAILSLAAQGGDQARGTALLAVYALGLGIPFLLAALFIQRAIGVMNRLKAYMGIIEKTMGALLVVVGILLLTNAFSAISFWLLETFPSLARLG from the coding sequence ATGTTTGGAATCGATCTCGTCTCCGCTGCGTTCCTGCCCGCCGCCTTCGTGGCGCTCTTTGCGGGTCTGTTGTCATTCCTGAGCCCCTGCGTGCTGCCGATCGTGCCGCCCTATCTCGCCTATATGGGCGGGGTGAGCATGGGCGATCTGCGTGAGGGCAAGCGCTCGGCCGTGGTCCCGGCGCTGTTCTTCGTGCTGGGCCTGTCGACGGTGTTCCTGTTCATGGGGTTTGCCGCCTCGACCTTCGGGCGGTTCTTCCTGACCAATCAGGTGCTGTTCGGACGGATCGCGGGCGGGGTGATCGTGATCCTCGGCCTGCATTTCCTTGGGGTTTTCCGGATCTCGATCCTTGATCGCGAGGCGCGGCTGGATGCGGGCGACCGGGGAGGCTCTTCGCTTGGCGCCTATGTGCTGGGCCTCGCTTTCGCCTTTGGCTGGACGCCCTGCATCGGCCCGCAACTGGGCGCGATCCTGTCGCTGGCCGCCCAAGGCGGCGATCAGGCGCGCGGCACCGCGTTGCTGGCGGTCTATGCGCTGGGGCTGGGCATCCCGTTCCTGCTGGCCGCGCTGTTCATCCAGCGCGCGATCGGCGTGATGAACCGGCTCAAGGCCTATATGGGGATCATCGAGAAGACGATGGGCGCGCTTCTGGTCGTCGTCGGGATCTTGCTGCTGACCAACGCGTTCTCGGCGATCAGCTTCTGGCTGCTGGAGACCTTCCCGTCGCTCGCCAGACTGGGCTGA
- a CDS encoding UdgX family uracil-DNA binding protein (This protein belongs to the uracil DNA glycosylase superfamily, members of which act in excision repair of DNA. However, it belongs more specifically to UdgX branch, whose founding member was found to bind uracil in DNA (where it does not belong), without cleaving it, appears to promote DNA repair by a pathway involving RecA, rather than base excision.), which translates to MRTITLPEIGTFEAWRDEARAALGAGIPPEELLWHRGAAEADLFAQEAPAPTGGAVSVPKGFVELARLVVCHRDPERFARAYAVLWALRSDKRLMEDRANPRIDRLNRMAKEVSRDRHKMTAFVRFREIGDPGASRRRFAAWFEPSHYICELTAPFFVKRFGDMDWSIFTPDLTAHFEAGKLRFSEGQPRPDLPDDATEDLWRTYFRNIFNPARLKVGAMQSEMPRKYWHNLPEAGLIPELIATAQARAEEMALSAPTLAPVRAGKITERLARERATPPPAGDRAELLTGLDACRRCPLWENATQAVPGEGPLDASLMIVGEQPGDFEDLEGRPFVGPAGQLFDEVAAHAGLIRERAFLTNAVKHFKFTPRGKRRIHQSPDRQEIHHCRWWLDQERSVVKPKLILAMGATALESLTGDRRDLLKRRGTVEVLDDGTPMLITVHPSYLLRLPDMEKPAMMRAFEADLARVVQMVA; encoded by the coding sequence ATGCGCACGATCACCCTGCCCGAGATCGGCACGTTCGAGGCATGGCGAGATGAGGCCCGCGCGGCCTTGGGCGCTGGCATCCCGCCCGAGGAGCTTCTCTGGCATCGCGGGGCCGCTGAGGCCGATCTCTTTGCCCAAGAGGCCCCTGCCCCCACAGGCGGCGCTGTGAGCGTGCCGAAGGGCTTTGTCGAGCTCGCCCGCCTCGTGGTCTGCCATCGCGACCCGGAACGCTTCGCGCGGGCTTACGCGGTGCTCTGGGCGCTGCGATCCGACAAGCGCCTGATGGAGGACCGCGCCAATCCGCGCATCGACCGGCTCAACCGCATGGCCAAGGAGGTCTCGCGCGACCGCCACAAAATGACCGCTTTCGTGCGCTTTCGCGAGATCGGCGATCCGGGCGCGTCCCGCCGCCGCTTCGCCGCGTGGTTCGAGCCCTCGCATTACATCTGCGAGCTGACCGCACCCTTCTTCGTCAAACGCTTCGGCGATATGGACTGGTCGATTTTCACCCCCGATCTGACCGCGCATTTCGAGGCCGGAAAGCTGCGCTTCTCCGAAGGCCAGCCGCGCCCCGATCTGCCGGACGACGCCACCGAAGACCTCTGGCGCACCTATTTCCGCAACATCTTCAACCCGGCGCGGCTGAAGGTCGGGGCGATGCAATCCGAGATGCCGCGCAAATATTGGCACAACCTGCCCGAGGCCGGGCTGATCCCCGAGCTGATCGCCACCGCGCAGGCCCGTGCCGAGGAGATGGCTTTGAGTGCCCCCACGCTCGCCCCGGTCCGTGCGGGCAAGATCACCGAGCGGCTGGCACGCGAGCGCGCCACCCCGCCGCCCGCGGGCGACCGGGCGGAGCTGCTGACCGGACTGGACGCCTGCCGCCGCTGCCCGCTTTGGGAGAACGCCACGCAGGCGGTGCCGGGCGAAGGGCCGCTCGATGCGTCTCTGATGATCGTGGGCGAGCAGCCCGGCGATTTCGAGGACCTCGAGGGCCGCCCCTTCGTCGGCCCTGCCGGGCAGCTTTTCGACGAGGTGGCGGCGCATGCGGGCCTCATTCGCGAACGCGCCTTCCTCACCAATGCAGTGAAGCATTTCAAATTCACTCCGCGCGGCAAGCGGCGCATCCATCAGTCGCCCGACCGGCAGGAGATCCATCACTGCCGCTGGTGGCTCGACCAAGAACGCAGCGTAGTGAAGCCGAAACTGATCCTCGCGATGGGGGCGACTGCGCTGGAAAGCCTCACCGGGGATCGGCGGGACCTTCTCAAACGCCGCGGCACGGTGGAGGTGCTCGACGACGGCACGCCGATGCTGATCACCGTCCACCCGTCCTATCTGCTGCGCCTGCCCGACATGGAAAAGCCCGCGATGATGCGGGCTTTCGAGGCGGATCTGGCCCGCGTGGTGCAGATGGTGGCGTGA
- a CDS encoding putative DNA modification/repair radical SAM protein produces the protein MARMTLDQKLAILSDAAKYDASCASSGGQRRDSKDGKGIGSVTGSGICHAYTPDGRCISLLKILMTNFCIYDCAYCVNRVSSNTPRARFSPEEVVTLTLEFYRRNYIEGLFLSSGIIRSPDDTMTDMVRIAKLLRVEHNFRGYIHLKTIPDAAPELIEEAGLYADRLSINVELPTDRAVQDYAPEKDPAQIRRAMGDVRLLRDARKERSFTGKRPPKFAPAGQSTQMIVGADGANDTTILKTSTRLYSSYALKRVYYSAFSPIPDSSAVLPLIKPPLMREHRLYQADWLLRFYGFDVDEISQGTTDGNLDLTVDPKLAWALTNRHLFPLDVNRAEREMLLRVPGLGVKTVGRVLATRRHRTLRYDDLRRMGANLKQAKPFITLLDWHPRALTDAADLRTRFAPPPQQLRLL, from the coding sequence ATGGCGAGAATGACCCTCGATCAGAAACTGGCGATCCTCTCGGACGCGGCGAAATACGATGCCTCCTGCGCGTCGAGCGGGGGGCAGCGGCGCGACTCCAAGGATGGCAAGGGGATCGGCTCGGTCACGGGCTCAGGCATCTGCCACGCCTACACGCCGGACGGGCGCTGCATCAGCCTGCTGAAGATCCTGATGACGAATTTCTGCATCTACGACTGCGCCTATTGCGTGAACCGGGTCAGCTCCAACACCCCCCGCGCGCGGTTCTCTCCCGAGGAGGTCGTGACCCTCACGCTGGAATTCTACCGTCGCAACTATATCGAGGGGCTGTTCCTCTCCTCCGGCATCATCCGCTCGCCCGATGACACGATGACCGACATGGTGCGGATCGCGAAGCTCCTGCGGGTGGAGCATAATTTCCGCGGCTATATCCATCTGAAGACCATCCCCGATGCCGCGCCCGAACTGATCGAGGAGGCCGGGCTTTACGCCGACCGCCTCTCGATCAATGTCGAACTGCCGACCGACCGGGCGGTGCAGGATTACGCCCCCGAGAAGGATCCCGCCCAGATCCGCCGCGCGATGGGCGATGTGCGGCTGCTGCGCGACGCCCGCAAGGAGCGAAGCTTCACCGGCAAACGCCCCCCGAAATTCGCGCCTGCGGGCCAGTCGACGCAGATGATCGTCGGCGCGGACGGAGCGAATGACACGACGATCCTGAAGACCTCGACGCGACTTTATTCGAGCTATGCGCTCAAGCGCGTATATTACTCCGCCTTCTCGCCGATCCCGGACAGTTCCGCCGTGCTGCCGCTGATCAAGCCGCCCTTGATGCGCGAGCATCGGCTCTATCAGGCGGATTGGCTGCTACGCTTCTACGGCTTCGACGTGGACGAGATTTCGCAAGGCACCACCGATGGCAATCTCGATCTGACGGTCGATCCCAAGCTCGCCTGGGCGCTGACGAACCGGCATCTGTTTCCGCTCGACGTGAACCGGGCCGAGCGCGAGATGCTGCTGCGCGTGCCGGGGCTGGGGGTGAAGACGGTGGGTCGCGTGCTGGCGACGCGCCGCCACCGGACGCTGCGCTACGACGATCTGCGGCGGATGGGAGCGAACCTGAAGCAGGCGAAGCCTTTCATCACGCTCTTGGATTGGCACCCGCGCGCGCTGACCGATGCGGCAGACCTGCGCACCCGTTTCGCCCCGCCGCCACAGCAGTTGCGGCTGTTGTGA
- a CDS encoding DUF2189 domain-containing protein: protein MQTVASPPSEVPHIRDLQVSEIPDILKAGWSDFKRAPAFGLMFSGFYVLGGIVLWTVFAAQGEEWWLIPFALGFPLLAPFAAMGLYTVSRKLEAQEPLEWREVIACCVSEKDRQTPSMAMLILMMFMFWVFVAHTTFALFMGLSAFTNVSSSPEILFTGNGLTMLAIGSAIGAAFAAILFSFTVVGLPLIMDREIDIITAILTSMRAVAANPVSMAIWGMVIAASLFIGMLPVFLGLFIVLPVLGHASWHMYRRLTA, encoded by the coding sequence ATGCAAACTGTCGCGTCGCCGCCTTCCGAGGTGCCGCATATCCGCGACCTTCAGGTCTCGGAAATACCAGACATCCTGAAAGCAGGATGGAGTGATTTCAAACGCGCCCCGGCCTTCGGGCTGATGTTCTCGGGCTTCTACGTGCTCGGCGGCATCGTGCTGTGGACCGTGTTCGCAGCCCAGGGCGAGGAATGGTGGCTGATCCCCTTCGCGCTCGGCTTTCCGCTGCTCGCGCCCTTCGCGGCGATGGGGCTTTATACCGTCTCGCGCAAGCTGGAGGCGCAGGAGCCGCTGGAATGGCGTGAGGTGATCGCCTGCTGCGTCTCCGAGAAGGACCGCCAGACGCCCTCGATGGCGATGCTGATCCTGATGATGTTCATGTTCTGGGTCTTCGTGGCCCACACGACCTTCGCGCTGTTCATGGGGCTGTCGGCCTTCACCAATGTCTCCAGCTCGCCCGAGATCCTGTTCACCGGCAACGGGCTGACGATGCTGGCGATCGGCTCCGCGATCGGGGCGGCCTTCGCGGCGATCCTGTTTTCCTTCACCGTGGTCGGCCTGCCGCTGATCATGGACCGCGAGATCGACATCATCACCGCTATCCTCACCTCGATGCGGGCGGTGGCCGCCAACCCGGTCTCGATGGCGATCTGGGGCATGGTGATCGCGGCGAGCCTGTTCATAGGGATGCTGCCGGTCTTCCTTGGCCTGTTCATCGTGTTGCCGGTTCTGGGCCATGCCAGCTGGCATATGTATCGCCGCCTGACGGCCTGA
- a CDS encoding SDR family oxidoreductase, giving the protein MSTVEFKDKRIWIMGASSGIGQALARELTARGARLVLSARSVEPLDALKAELGQGEVVPCDVSDPESLDDARGEILTHGPLDAMIITAALYDPGRVDEIERDAARKLVEVNLLGTLWFAQAAPGLLREGGQLVIFGSVAGIFGLPKGQLYSASKAAVINLVESLRVEYAPKIDVRLISPGFVKTRLTEKNDFAMPFVIEADEAARRIADGLAKDRFETHFPRRLTWQLKLLKRLPYEISLRLTKRMGG; this is encoded by the coding sequence ATGAGCACCGTGGAGTTCAAGGACAAACGCATCTGGATCATGGGCGCGAGCTCGGGCATCGGGCAGGCGCTGGCGCGCGAACTGACCGCGCGCGGGGCGCGGCTGGTGCTGTCGGCGCGCTCGGTCGAGCCGCTGGACGCGCTGAAGGCGGAGCTGGGTCAGGGCGAGGTCGTGCCCTGCGACGTCTCCGATCCCGAAAGCCTCGACGATGCGCGCGGCGAGATCCTCACCCACGGGCCGCTGGACGCAATGATCATCACCGCGGCGCTCTACGATCCCGGCCGCGTCGATGAAATCGAGCGCGATGCGGCGCGCAAGCTGGTGGAGGTGAACCTGCTCGGCACGCTGTGGTTCGCGCAGGCCGCGCCGGGATTGCTGCGCGAGGGCGGGCAACTGGTGATCTTCGGCTCGGTCGCGGGCATCTTCGGGCTGCCGAAGGGGCAGCTCTATTCCGCCTCGAAAGCCGCCGTCATCAACCTCGTCGAGAGCCTGCGCGTGGAATATGCGCCAAAGATCGACGTGCGTCTGATCTCTCCCGGTTTCGTGAAGACTCGCCTGACCGAGAAGAACGATTTCGCCATGCCCTTCGTGATCGAAGCCGACGAGGCCGCCCGCCGCATTGCCGACGGGCTGGCCAAGGACCGCTTCGAGACCCACTTCCCCCGCCGCCTCACATGGCAGCTCAAGCTATTGAAACGACTGCCTTATGAGATCTCTCTACGGCTGACGAAACGGATGGGCGGCTGA